AAGCACATTTCCCGCCATATTTTCTCGCTGGCACTGGTTTTGCCTGCTGTTGCTGACCTCGACTGGTGCAGTCGGTTTTTCGATCGGTAGCGACTGGTACAGTCCATGGCGTTGTGCACTAGTACCAGCACCACATTTGGGTAACAGCTTGCGCCCAGCGTAGCTGCATGCCCCTGTCGGTCACACCTCTTACGCCACGAGTTGGAGCGCAGCTACAATGCTACAAGGACGTCGCCCTCCATGTTTGCAGAGCGGCAGCTGTGTTCTCCTCTCCGGCAGGTTCAGCTTTCCGGCCGGCACAGCAAGCTACTCTCTGCTACTAGGATATGCTAAATTCCCCTGTCACGGTCCTGGACACAATTCAGCACATGGTTTTAAGCTCACTCTCGGGCTGACCGCACCCAGTTCCACGATTGCATTGTTGCCACCTGCCAGTTCCACCGTGCAAGGAGTTTAAACTTTTTAAACCTTCGCCAAATTGTTTGTCCTCGCAAATGGAAGCCAGTACTACGGTTTCCCTGCTCCGATCCCCGGCGGCGCAGCCTGCCGCCGCCGGATGGCGAACGGAGCTTTTCGTGCTCGCGGCCACTGCCCAGCTGCTACGGACGAAACGCTCCGGTCAGTCCACGCCCAGTTGCCGCGGCGCTGTTGCCCGCTAGCGGCGCCTGGCCGCCCGCTGGCCCGGCCCTCGCCTAACGCCTGAGAACATCCCGCCGACAGGCGGTCCCCACCTTCCCCCGTTCAACTCCCTCCGATTATATAAGCATCCCCCCGGGCCGTCGCCTCCCCTGCGTTCCCAAATCCCAATCATCACCAGTTCACCACCGTCTTCCTCAATCCTCTCGCTCGTTAAaacctctcttctctctctctctctctctctctctctctccccactTCATTGTTGAATTGCGCGTGCGCGTGTCGCTGGCCGCCGCGCCCCGTGCGTGcgtccgaggaggaggaggccgaggggagtCGACCGGCCGCCCGATCGACCGATGGCGAAGGGCGGGCTGAGCAAGCTGCGGTGCATGATCAGGAGGTGGCACTCGTCAAGCCGCATCGCCCGCGCGCCGTCGTCCgccgacgccggcgagcgcgggcCGGGCGCGTCGTTCCACGGCGCCGACGAGGTGCCCAAGGGCCTGCACCCGGTCTACGTCGGCAAGTCGCGCCGCCGGTACCTCATCGCCGAGGAGCTCGTAGGCCACCCGCTGTTCCAGAGCCTCGTCCACCGCACCGGCGGCGCCGCTGAGGCCGGCTGCACCGTCGTCGGCTGCGAGGTGGTCCTCTTCGAGCACCTCCTCTGGATGCTGGAGAACGCGGACCCGCAGCCGGAATCCCTCGACGAGCTCGTCGAGTACTACGCGTGCTGACCGCCGAGAGCGAGCCGCCAGCCCGCCCCTCGCCGTGCCGGCGGCCCGCCGCCGGAACCGGAAGCTTCTAGGGGCAGCACATGGCTGCGGCGGATCGTCCCCGTGTGGTTTGAGCAGTAGCGGATAGAGTGTCGTGGCAAGCTCCGAACGCCGGCGGGCGGCAAAGCGTAAGCCCAAGAACCCTGCTCCTCCGGCGCCGTCGATCCGATTCCATTCTTCTCTGATCGCTTCGTGTAATTGACTTTCCTTTCATTTTGCTTCTCGATTCTTTCCCCTTCCTTCTGTCAATAAGGTCTCCGGAGTGTAGCTGGCAGAGTGCGTCGGTGTACATTGCAAATTGCGACAGAAATCGCCCATTTCGATTCTTGGAATTATTTTTTTTTGAAGTAAATTCTTGGAATTATTAATCTTGTTCATGACTCGGTAGGATTCTTTATTCGGTGATGCCTCGGATGTGAATTCACAGGGCCATGGCGATTCGATACCCAGCAATTCTTCGTTTCTGAAAGAAAGCTACAAAAAATTGTGGAGGGCCTTATAGGAGTAGGAAGCATGGCCCCTTTTCGAAACTCCAGTGCTCCCCATGGGAATCGTGGTCTTGCCATGGAGATGGCGACATGGGGAGGGGAAGAGAGGGGTCGCTAGCATATCCGCGGGCGAACAGCTGTGCGCCAAACCCGAAACGAACACCATCTGCCATGACAGGGACAAGCGTTTCCGACTTTCAGTTGGTGGCAAATACGAGGGGTCGAGGGCGCACGTCTGGTGCGCGGGCTCTCCGCGTCCCCTCCCTGCTGGATGGCATGGGCCATCGGCGGCCAGCACATCCCTTAACCAGCCTATCTCTAGCGTAAATCTGTAGCTGCAGCCtgtttctcaccatggcagatTAAGCAGGAACCCTGCCAAAAAGGCAGTATTCAGAGCCAGAAAATGAACTGATCACCCATTGACGGGCAAGATGGTCAACTCGGGGGATGCCAAGCCAAGGCGGTGGCCCTTGCTTGGGCCAGCAGGTGTGGAACAGAACCGAACAGAACAGAACAGGCGTCGCCAATCAAGGCACGAACAGTGCTGTCTGCGAGCTCGCGGTCGCGGCTGCCACTTGCGGCGAGCGTGTGTGCGTGCAAGCTCACTCGGATGCCTGCATGCCACCTTCTTTATTCGTCGCCATTAGTCTATGGTCTATTCGGCTGATGACCCATCCTCTCTTCGTCCATTGCAATGATGATTTGGGGTCCTAATCAAGATAAGATAAGGAGTAGCCCTTGACCCTCTTTTCCAGATCACCAACCTGCAGCGCTTGTTTAATCCACCGCCTTTTTTCTCTCCCCCGGACAAGAAGGGTCAAGTTTTCGCGAGCGGCAACAAAGTTAAAAGCATGCCTCGACTGAAACGTGTTAAGTTCTGAACTCTGAGCGTTGTTGGCCGGCGCTGCCGTGCTGGTACTGAGGTTGGCAGCAGAGGGAGGAGATGGACGGGGGGGATCTTTGACGATTTGGCTTCAGCTCCGGTCGTGCCGGCTGGGGCGTCGACGCTAGCTGCTCGATGAGGTTAGTTGGCTGTTGCCTGCTGGTAGCGTCGGCTGTCTGCCGCCTAATCCAACCTACCAGGTCTGGGTCTTCGGTGTTGCAAGAGCCATGCGAATGCTAGCTGAACGTATACAGACAAACCAATCCCTGCCGTGTTTTTACTGTAATACAGTCTTGCACAATCATGCTAGTGAAAGTGCCAAGACTTCGATCTGCGGTTTTCAGATGAAATGCCAATCCAAGCTTGCCATTGCTTCAGCAGACTCACATCACGTCTGGTTACTGATGAGCTTGTCAAGTCGCATTTAAAAACCTGTACAACCGAACAGCAGCATCGCTCCTCAATCAAGTGAGGAAACTGTGGCGCTCTAATCTGGAGGCCGGGTTACGCTAATCCGTGGCCTCCTAGCCAAATAATAGGACCGCCACCTGTCATCATCAGCAAGGAAGCAACGAACGCGCTCGGTCAATCGATCCTTTCTTCTTTTGAGTACGCACGCACACTTCCCCTTTTGGCGCTCTTCCTGCGGAAGTGGAACGACGGGAACCTTTAAATTCGAGATTGCCAGCACATACTAGACCGGATTAGTCCTTACAAGATTACAAACGCCATCAGACGGATTTAGGAACCAAACATACCTACCGACATCTGTGCCCAGGGCACCTCTCGCCAGCATTCGAGTAAGTATACTAGTGAACTAATAATCAGCTCCCGTGATCATGCAGACATGCAAAAGCTTTCGGTGGGCCGCCGTTCATTCGGCACTGTATCGGTCGGCCCAACCAGCTAATCAAGGGTGTTAGCTAGGATCGGAGTACTGACTGCCTGaaccttttttcttttttttttttttgaaaactagGGTAGGGGTACTGCCATGTCATTTAAGCAAGAAGAGAATGTGATGGTCTTACATAGTTGTGATTACATAAGAGGTGCATAAACTCAATACTCGAATAAGAACAAACATGGAAAACTAAGATACAACAGGGGCTCCACAGGCCCTGAAGCGCAGCTGCATTTCCTCCTTGATAAGTTGTAGAATGATACTCGGCTCGGCCGCTTTGCCTTCGAAAACTCTCCTATTTCTCTCCTTCCACAAGTTTCATGCCGTATACATGAGAAAGGCTGCGGCCTGTCTTCTTTCGTTGTATAAGGGCGTCGCACCACCATTCATGCCGTATGCATGAGAGAGACTGCCTGAACCTGCTGCGTCGGTTTCATTGTTCCTGAACGCGGGAGTTTTTACAGAGAACATTGCCACGAGTTTTACAGCGAACACTGAACAACGTTCAGCTAGGTGTAGGGCGTTGACCTACAGGCGTCAATCGTCATCGAGGGTTTCCGCTGACCTGCTGCCCGGTCGCACCGTTGGTTTCAGAAACCATGGTGCGGATCCAATGGGCCTGACTGAAACCTTATCTGCAGCTGCAGCTGTTCAGTAAACAAGTTCATCTGCAGCGCTCGAATCAGTGGGCGCTGTCGCATCGATCGGCTGGCTCGGCTGCTTCCTCCCGGCTGCCGTGAGGTGAGAACGAGAACACGACGACGGCGACACCACAGGATGGGGTCGCCCGCCCTGCCGAACGGTGCTGGGCTCGCTGGGCACCCTAGCCTGATGGCTGATGCTTTTCCTGCGGCTTGCGTACGGCAGAATTCGCGCCACAGCTGGCGTAATGATCTCGCGGTCTCGCCTGCCTCAACTTGcattggaagaagaagaagaacgaAGCGGTGGGACCGTGGACTGATAAAACTCCATGACCCTTTTTCTCAGGCTGCGACGTGCAAAAGCTCTGCCCTGCTTGTTTCACCCCCCGCGCCTGCTTCGGGCTTTCCACCACCAGGCGGTGTCGACGAGCCCACACAAGCCAGGGCCGAACCAGAGTCGCGGCCTGTGCCGCCGCACCCTCCAAACAGGCTCAGCCCGTGGACCCATCGTACCCGGTCATTTCGTCGCGGTCCCCACCTTCTTGTTTGGTGTGGCCCTTTCGCATAATGTCTGAATATTTTCTGGTTTACTGTAATAAGAACAAGATTTACTCCCGCTCCACTTCCTTCTAACTAAATTGTCTTCCATAAGAATCACTTTAATTTCCTTTAATTTTAATGTACCACAtataatttttttttattttaagaGGGATCTTCATATGCGTAATTCACATTTGCAACGTTCCTTTAATGAAATTTCATCTGGCTCGGTCGATCCATACCTCGTATTTTCCTTCGGGTTTGAACTATTCAAAGTTCACTGCGCGCTTTGAAAAGATTTCACTAGCTTCGATCCTTTTTCATGCCTATGCTTCAGCAAAACCCACGTGGATGCCGCAGTAATTTCGATCCTTTTTGGTATGATTCCTTGTCCATGTCACACGGTGTTTCTCATACATAAACTTTATTAGCGTCTCATCTTTGCATGAATCGTAACCAACTTCAtctttcaaaagaaaaaaaaccaaCTTGCACCTGCATCGCAGTTTGATGTATATGCCAGAGATATTTGTATATAAAAAAATAGCCAATAGATGAATTTTGCTTCTCTTACAACAATTATCCCCCACATACATCGTGGATGTAGTCATGTAAACGCATGTCAAGATAATCTGTTGTCGAACGCACTACCATTTCATCTCTCCTTCCAGGCAGGCATGTAGAGCTCAGTACTCAGTCAGCACGCTTCTCATCTGTACGGCCAGGCATCCACAAGAGCTGACCGATAGCTGAGTTTAGCACCACATCCAGTCCACTTGGACTTGGTCGGCCGGACCTTTCCCGAAGTGGCTCCCCCCTCCAAGTGGCGCCCCCAACTTGCCAAGGAGGAATCGTTCCCCGTTCTTCTTCCTCGCCTTTCCTCTCTCCCGTCACCTGCGCACCTGACCAAGATCGATTCACCTAGGG
The Panicum hallii strain FIL2 chromosome 6, PHallii_v3.1, whole genome shotgun sequence genome window above contains:
- the LOC112897546 gene encoding auxin-responsive protein SAUR76-like, translated to MAKGGLSKLRCMIRRWHSSSRIARAPSSADAGERGPGASFHGADEVPKGLHPVYVGKSRRRYLIAEELVGHPLFQSLVHRTGGAAEAGCTVVGCEVVLFEHLLWMLENADPQPESLDELVEYYAC